One stretch of Alphaproteobacteria bacterium DNA includes these proteins:
- the pal gene encoding peptidoglycan-associated lipoprotein Pal — translation MNFYLKALSIAALSLLLGACTCCKKKDAMHHSHGPNYEACKGRMSKAGYLVDKDGNHLVLDREFYAFDSSDLTDESKATLKDQKDWMSNNPDFSTTIAGHCDERGTREYNIGLGERRANAAKEYLVMSGVDSSRISVVSKGKDEPIVTGSTEEAWAQNRVAITSKN, via the coding sequence ATGAATTTTTATTTAAAAGCTTTAAGCATTGCCGCACTAAGCTTGTTATTAGGCGCTTGCACATGTTGCAAGAAAAAAGATGCAATGCATCATTCTCATGGACCAAACTATGAAGCCTGCAAGGGACGCATGTCAAAAGCAGGGTACTTAGTCGACAAAGATGGCAATCATCTCGTGTTAGACCGTGAATTTTATGCTTTCGACTCAAGTGATCTTACAGATGAATCAAAAGCAACTTTGAAGGATCAAAAAGATTGGATGTCTAACAATCCAGATTTTTCAACCACTATTGCAGGACATTGTGATGAACGCGGAACAAGAGAATACAACATCGGACTAGGTGAACGTCGCGCGAATGCTGCGAAAGAATACTTGGTGATGAGTGGCGTAGATTCTTCCAGAATTTCTGTTGTCAGCAAAGGAAAAGATGAACCTATCGTAACTGGCTCAACAGAAGAAGCTTGGGCTCAAAACCGTGTTGCGATTACCTCAAAAAATTAA
- the der gene encoding ribosome biogenesis GTPase Der, protein MTLVALVGRPNVGKSTLFNRLVGKKLAIVHDTPGLTRDRRYGDASLSDLSFDLIDTPGLETTYPPTQKDSLDYSLWRQTNEAIQEANVIFFVLDGQVGVTPADEYTAQLIHKSNKPCIVIVNKSEGKETRNSLFEALKFGFKETLPFSAEHGEGLGYLYEAFAPLCEKKPEVEEQEEDPENPTISVAIVGRPNVGKSTLINQIIGQERFTTGPEAGVTRDALSVLFTWDNKPYKFIDTAGLRKKARIANKVEYLSTVETKRAIQYAEVVLLVLDGTQTLDRQDLTIAHHVVEEGRCLIFVVNKIDQITDFQKFSSEFIKDAQEMFPQIKKMPIIFVSAKEKKNLSKIFLAVQEVYKQWNCRISTAPLNEWLEKVVAHHPPPIVKNIRVKIKYITQIKRRPPTFALFINKPTDLPESYLRYLKNNLAQAFGLEKIPLRLVMRKKENPFQP, encoded by the coding sequence ATGACCCTTGTGGCCTTAGTTGGACGCCCCAATGTGGGAAAATCGACCTTGTTCAATCGATTGGTTGGAAAAAAATTAGCCATCGTGCATGACACCCCTGGCCTTACGCGAGATCGCCGTTATGGAGACGCCTCTCTTTCTGATCTTTCTTTTGACCTGATCGATACGCCCGGCTTAGAAACAACTTATCCGCCGACCCAAAAAGACAGCTTAGACTATAGCCTTTGGCGTCAAACCAATGAGGCTATCCAAGAAGCCAATGTCATTTTCTTTGTGCTTGATGGTCAAGTAGGCGTTACACCCGCTGATGAATACACGGCTCAGTTGATTCATAAATCTAACAAACCTTGCATAGTGATCGTTAATAAATCTGAGGGCAAAGAGACTAGAAACTCTCTGTTTGAGGCCCTAAAGTTTGGATTCAAAGAAACCCTACCCTTTTCAGCAGAACATGGTGAGGGACTTGGATATTTATATGAAGCCTTTGCTCCCCTTTGTGAGAAAAAACCAGAAGTGGAAGAACAAGAGGAAGACCCAGAAAATCCAACCATTTCAGTGGCAATTGTTGGCCGCCCAAATGTGGGGAAATCAACCTTGATCAATCAAATTATTGGGCAAGAAAGATTTACCACAGGCCCTGAAGCAGGGGTGACGCGGGACGCCCTTTCTGTACTGTTCACCTGGGATAATAAACCCTATAAATTCATCGACACGGCAGGTCTACGTAAAAAGGCGCGGATTGCAAATAAGGTTGAATATTTATCAACGGTAGAGACAAAACGAGCCATTCAGTATGCTGAGGTGGTTTTGCTGGTTTTAGACGGCACCCAAACCCTGGACCGACAAGACCTCACCATTGCCCACCATGTGGTTGAAGAAGGTCGCTGTCTTATTTTCGTCGTCAATAAAATTGATCAAATTACGGACTTTCAAAAATTTTCCAGCGAATTTATTAAAGACGCTCAAGAAATGTTTCCTCAAATCAAAAAAATGCCCATTATTTTCGTGTCAGCAAAGGAAAAAAAGAATCTTTCAAAAATCTTCCTGGCTGTGCAAGAAGTCTATAAACAATGGAATTGCCGTATCTCAACGGCCCCTTTGAACGAATGGTTAGAAAAAGTGGTGGCCCATCATCCCCCACCGATTGTTAAGAATATTCGGGTCAAAATAAAATACATCACGCAAATAAAAAGACGACCCCCGACCTTTGCTTTGTTTATCAACAAACCAACAGATTTGCCGGAAAGTTACTTGCGCTATCTAAAAAACAACCTGGCTCAAGCCTTTGGCTTAGAAAAAATTCCCCTGCGGCTGGTGATGCGCAAAAAAGAGAATCCTTTTCAGCCTTAA
- a CDS encoding PQQ-binding-like beta-propeller repeat protein, which yields MPHKGLKETCFQGFFGIFALAFALVFSGCSSDKDPLKGERHKLLTEARPLELDANAENINVELDSPVTNTSWTHPSNNASHLIPHGEFDHHHEILWKESVGSGSAKDRYLIAQPVVEDDLIFTMDSEGLVRARNTLSGKKMWSFQLPLKGDTDNCLGGGLAVHQGKLYASFSSADVFCLDALNGVLIWHTPVVHPIRSAPTIKNNRVYVITKQNSVIALNALTGERLWNHEGAAEMCSMLGGGTVAVDRHVVIVPYATGELFALKAENGLPLWGESLNASHSMSSTSMLAQIKTDPILDKNLVIVSSQSGRMAAIDFKTGARIWEKDIACLSTPVISSSFLFVVTATGDVLCLTKRTGEVVWQKSLSQYIPAEDAAQTHWVGPLLAGSSLYVTNSAGRVFALAPGNGDKLHEFSVPGTIYVAPILVNKIMYFLADQGRLIAVN from the coding sequence ATGCCCCATAAAGGCCTAAAAGAGACGTGTTTTCAAGGCTTTTTCGGAATTTTTGCCCTGGCCTTTGCTTTAGTTTTTTCCGGCTGTTCTTCAGATAAAGACCCTTTAAAAGGTGAGCGCCATAAGCTTTTAACGGAAGCTCGCCCCCTGGAACTTGATGCCAATGCTGAAAACATTAATGTTGAGTTAGACAGCCCCGTCACCAATACTTCTTGGACTCATCCCTCTAACAATGCCTCTCATCTGATTCCTCATGGAGAATTTGACCACCACCATGAGATTTTGTGGAAAGAATCTGTTGGATCTGGCAGCGCAAAAGATCGCTATTTGATTGCTCAACCAGTTGTTGAGGACGACCTTATATTCACCATGGATTCCGAAGGCTTAGTCAGGGCACGTAACACCCTGTCTGGCAAGAAAATGTGGTCTTTCCAGTTGCCTCTTAAGGGCGACACTGACAACTGTTTAGGAGGGGGTTTAGCCGTTCATCAAGGTAAACTTTATGCTAGTTTTTCCTCTGCTGATGTCTTTTGTTTAGATGCTCTTAATGGCGTTCTTATATGGCATACCCCTGTAGTTCATCCCATCAGATCAGCTCCCACGATCAAAAACAATAGGGTCTACGTCATCACAAAACAAAATTCCGTCATTGCCTTAAATGCATTAACAGGAGAAAGATTATGGAATCATGAGGGTGCTGCCGAAATGTGTAGCATGTTGGGGGGCGGAACCGTTGCCGTTGATCGCCATGTGGTTATTGTCCCCTATGCAACGGGAGAGCTGTTTGCTTTAAAGGCTGAAAATGGGTTGCCCTTGTGGGGTGAGTCTCTGAACGCCTCTCATAGCATGAGCTCAACATCCATGCTCGCCCAAATCAAGACGGACCCCATTCTAGATAAAAATCTGGTGATTGTATCTTCTCAAAGTGGTCGTATGGCAGCTATTGACTTCAAAACGGGTGCCAGAATTTGGGAAAAAGATATTGCCTGCCTATCCACACCTGTCATCTCTAGCAGCTTCCTGTTCGTTGTCACTGCAACGGGCGACGTGCTTTGCTTAACCAAAAGAACGGGTGAAGTTGTTTGGCAAAAATCTTTGTCCCAATACATCCCGGCCGAGGACGCAGCCCAAACCCATTGGGTGGGGCCTTTGTTGGCTGGTAGCAGTTTGTATGTAACGAATTCCGCTGGCCGCGTCTTTGCGTTGGCCCCCGGCAATGGAGATAAACTTCATGAATTTTCTGTGCCTGGCACCATTTATGTGGCCCCTATTCTTGTCAACAAAATCATGTATTTCCTGGCGGACCAGGGAAGACTTATCGCGGTAAATTAA
- a CDS encoding tetratricopeptide repeat protein: protein MADIFDELQEDLANERWELLWKKYHKHVYGAVSAILLATAGYVAYGNYKKSSLSQMAERYFMAMSFIQSKSDKSLPVLEGIAADSSNIYGTLSRLWAGALLIQRGEGEQAAAVYDAAISDNGGVLNYGRKVESLMKDLTIFKKAYATIDQADPKELASTMESYAQDGNPWRFSAYEILGLLKIKEGNPQEAATYLGKIVNDKDVHPATKQRAEALLATVGKQA from the coding sequence ATGGCCGACATTTTTGACGAATTACAAGAAGACTTAGCAAATGAGCGTTGGGAGCTTCTATGGAAGAAGTACCACAAGCATGTTTATGGGGCTGTTAGCGCTATTTTGCTAGCAACTGCTGGCTATGTAGCCTATGGAAATTACAAAAAATCTTCCCTTTCTCAAATGGCTGAAAGATATTTTATGGCGATGAGCTTTATTCAAAGCAAGTCTGATAAAAGCTTGCCAGTTTTAGAGGGCATTGCCGCAGATAGCAGCAATATTTATGGAACGTTGTCTCGTTTATGGGCGGGCGCTTTGCTTATTCAACGGGGCGAAGGCGAGCAAGCCGCAGCTGTCTATGACGCTGCCATTTCTGATAATGGGGGCGTTCTGAATTACGGGCGCAAAGTTGAATCTCTGATGAAAGACTTGACCATTTTCAAAAAGGCCTATGCGACCATTGACCAGGCAGATCCCAAAGAACTTGCTTCTACCATGGAATCTTATGCTCAAGATGGCAATCCTTGGCGCTTTTCAGCCTATGAAATATTGGGTTTGCTAAAAATCAAAGAAGGCAATCCTCAAGAGGCTGCGACTTACCTAGGAAAAATTGTTAACGATAAAGATGTTCATCCCGCAACAAAACAACGGGCAGAAGCTTTGTTAGCAACGGTTGGAAAGCAGGCCTAA
- a CDS encoding peroxiredoxin, protein MSVLVGKKAPNFTASAVMPNNSINENFNLEAHLKGKTGLLFFYPLDFTFVCPSEIIAFDHRVKAFKEKNVEVIAVSVDSHFTHLAWKNTSINDGGIGPVQFPMVADLTKSIARDYDVLINEAIALRGTFLIDKNFMVRHQVVNDLPLGRNIDEALRMVDALHYFEEHGEVCPAGWNKGAKGMKPSTEGVAEYLSKFSDSL, encoded by the coding sequence ATGAGTGTACTTGTTGGGAAGAAAGCCCCAAATTTCACGGCCTCTGCCGTTATGCCAAATAATTCAATTAACGAAAACTTTAACCTGGAAGCTCATTTAAAGGGAAAAACAGGATTATTGTTTTTTTACCCTCTAGATTTTACTTTTGTTTGTCCTTCTGAAATTATTGCCTTTGACCACAGAGTGAAGGCGTTTAAAGAAAAAAACGTTGAAGTTATTGCGGTAAGTGTGGATTCCCACTTTACCCATCTAGCGTGGAAGAACACATCTATTAACGATGGAGGCATTGGACCTGTTCAGTTCCCTATGGTGGCCGACCTTACAAAAAGCATCGCTCGCGACTATGATGTGTTGATTAACGAGGCCATTGCTTTGCGGGGCACATTCTTGATTGACAAAAATTTCATGGTTCGTCACCAAGTTGTGAATGATCTGCCTCTGGGGCGCAACATAGACGAGGCTTTGCGCATGGTAGACGCTTTACACTATTTTGAAGAACACGGAGAAGTTTGCCCTGCCGGTTGGAATAAGGGTGCCAAAGGAATGAAACCAAGCACTGAAGGTGTGGCAGAGTATTTGTCTAAATTCTCTGACAGCCTGTAG
- the rplU gene encoding 50S ribosomal protein L21, whose translation MFAIIRTGGKQYKVKSGDLVFVEKLEHATGDHVVFEDILMIGDETKTTVGSPTLAGAKVGGVVVNQDRADKVIIFKKTRRHTYKRKKGHRQHRTIVRIMEISLSGVLHGAKPAANEKVSTAKPVAAAEPKQKAAPKAAPKKASAAKAQKASE comes from the coding sequence ATGTTTGCAATTATTAGAACCGGTGGAAAACAATATAAGGTCAAAAGTGGTGACCTGGTTTTCGTTGAAAAATTAGAGCACGCAACGGGCGATCACGTTGTGTTTGAAGACATCTTGATGATTGGAGATGAGACTAAAACAACAGTTGGTTCTCCAACTTTGGCTGGCGCGAAGGTGGGTGGCGTTGTTGTCAACCAGGACCGCGCAGATAAAGTTATCATCTTCAAAAAGACTCGCCGTCATACATACAAGCGGAAGAAGGGTCATCGCCAACACAGAACAATCGTTCGTATCATGGAAATTTCTTTGAGCGGCGTGTTGCATGGTGCAAAGCCTGCTGCGAATGAAAAAGTTTCAACAGCTAAGCCTGTGGCTGCAGCTGAACCCAAACAGAAGGCGGCCCCTAAGGCAGCCCCTAAGAAAGCTTCTGCTGCTAAAGCACAGAAGGCTTCTGAGTAG
- the rpmA gene encoding 50S ribosomal protein L27 → MAQKKAGGSSRNGRDSAGRRLGVKKFGGQSVIPGNILVRQRGTKVFPGPNVGIGKDHTLFALTEGQVRFSKKGEGRMFVTVI, encoded by the coding sequence ATGGCACAGAAAAAAGCAGGTGGTAGTTCCAGGAACGGTCGCGATTCAGCTGGTCGTCGTCTTGGTGTAAAAAAATTCGGTGGACAATCTGTTATTCCCGGTAACATTTTGGTTCGTCAACGGGGAACAAAAGTATTCCCTGGTCCAAACGTAGGCATAGGCAAAGACCATACTTTGTTTGCCCTAACTGAAGGACAAGTGCGCTTTTCCAAAAAAGGTGAAGGCAGAATGTTTGTAACCGTTATTTAG
- a CDS encoding DUF4143 domain-containing protein, whose translation MFVIFIVPPYSKNIARGIQKSPKIYFFDTALVSGEGVRFENLVAISLLKHIYGCVDVKAEEYTLNYLRTKEGAEVDFALVKKDQVEQIIEAKVSDDTVSKSLRYFHEKYEYPAVQLVQSLRHERQEQGIEILKAEKFLSQLFL comes from the coding sequence TTGTTTGTTATTTTTATCGTTCCTCCTTATTCGAAAAATATTGCCAGGGGGATACAGAAATCTCCTAAGATCTATTTTTTTGATACGGCCTTGGTGTCAGGGGAAGGGGTTCGCTTTGAGAATTTGGTAGCCATCAGCTTGCTTAAACATATTTACGGTTGCGTTGATGTAAAAGCTGAAGAATACACATTGAATTACCTGCGCACAAAAGAAGGCGCTGAAGTCGATTTCGCATTAGTCAAAAAAGATCAGGTTGAACAGATTATTGAAGCCAAAGTATCAGATGATACGGTTAGTAAATCTTTACGATATTTTCATGAAAAATATGAATATCCTGCTGTTCAGCTTGTTCAGTCTTTAAGACACGAACGGCAAGAACAGGGCATTGAAATTCTAAAAGCAGAAAAATTTCTGTCCCAGTTGTTTTTGTAG
- a CDS encoding SMI1/KNR4 family protein, whose protein sequence is MSMSDLKEAFELIAKNFPEEETGFLGPKPDTFIDAAEELLELKFPKTYREFMKTVGHGGPGDAFIPGIHAKSLDQLELGGVVWGVLNDRDVFDFPDHLIKVYHADDTSYCLDTAQMDSEECPVILWPVGGYHETPVLEIAAKDFGEFFLKKVREEIISSDKMEAE, encoded by the coding sequence ATGAGCATGTCTGACCTAAAAGAAGCCTTTGAATTAATCGCAAAAAATTTTCCAGAAGAAGAAACAGGATTTCTGGGACCGAAGCCTGATACTTTTATAGATGCGGCCGAAGAGCTGTTGGAGCTGAAATTTCCCAAAACCTACCGGGAATTCATGAAAACCGTGGGGCATGGCGGGCCAGGGGATGCCTTCATTCCCGGCATTCACGCTAAATCTTTGGATCAGTTGGAATTAGGCGGCGTCGTATGGGGCGTTTTGAATGATAGGGATGTTTTTGACTTTCCCGATCACCTGATTAAGGTGTATCACGCGGATGACACAAGCTATTGTCTGGATACTGCTCAAATGGACTCAGAAGAATGCCCCGTAATCCTGTGGCCCGTTGGAGGGTACCACGAAACCCCCGTACTGGAAATTGCAGCCAAAGACTTTGGCGAATTCTTCTTGAAGAAGGTGCGGGAAGAGATTATTAGTTCAGACAAAATGGAAGCAGAGTGA
- a CDS encoding Npt1/Npt2 family nucleotide transporter, which translates to MPAHQNREDFSKIRSWMFPIYSHELIKLIPMGLLMILISFNFWILHISKDTLVITAKHSGAEVISFLKLPVFLFSILFIMGFTWASNLFKQRAIFYGIITFFIVFFLVFKFVLYPYQDSLNMFTSEELFSLKARYPSLRWLFPVLCYWGYSLFYIISELWGAVVLSLLFWQFSNQITTVEQSRRFYMLFGMFNGLGTILLGVFVYYYQPGAGLAGAYAMKLDHLILIFSFVSLLIMGIYFWVNKYAVKDKMHYHPDKGTPDAQHEIKLSFVESFRYILTSKYVGYIAIISIAYNISINFVEVTWKSQIEKMYPDPSQMESYFSLITIYIGILTCAIGFFGAGFIRRFSWKTSALVTPVAMLVAGSLFYWVTLKGESLYWLTQLICMSPVAFSVWIGQIHNLTSRSCKYSFFAATREMAFIPLDAELKVKGKAAVDVLSGRVGKFGASLIQSVLLSLSALSTQTTIAPFLMVASLLVIVVWMWSINRLNKEFLNVAYGSTTAEQLKK; encoded by the coding sequence ATGCCTGCCCATCAGAATAGAGAAGATTTTTCTAAAATTCGCTCTTGGATGTTTCCAATATATAGCCATGAATTGATAAAACTGATCCCTATGGGTCTTTTGATGATTTTGATCAGTTTCAACTTCTGGATTCTACACATTTCAAAAGATACGCTTGTTATTACGGCTAAGCATTCGGGGGCTGAGGTTATTAGCTTCTTGAAGTTGCCTGTTTTCTTGTTCTCTATTCTGTTTATTATGGGTTTTACTTGGGCGTCAAATCTCTTTAAACAGCGCGCTATTTTTTACGGCATTATTACTTTCTTTATTGTTTTTTTCTTGGTCTTCAAATTCGTTCTTTACCCTTATCAGGATAGTTTGAATATGTTCACGTCGGAAGAGCTTTTTTCTTTAAAAGCGCGATACCCCTCTCTTAGGTGGCTGTTCCCTGTTCTGTGTTACTGGGGTTATAGCCTGTTTTATATTATTTCTGAGCTTTGGGGGGCTGTTGTTCTAAGTCTATTATTCTGGCAGTTTTCTAACCAGATCACAACGGTTGAGCAATCTAGGCGCTTTTACATGTTATTTGGTATGTTCAACGGCCTTGGGACGATTCTTTTGGGGGTATTTGTGTATTATTACCAACCCGGTGCGGGGCTTGCGGGCGCCTATGCTATGAAGCTAGATCATCTGATTTTGATTTTTAGTTTTGTTTCCCTGCTGATTATGGGTATTTACTTTTGGGTAAATAAATATGCTGTCAAAGATAAAATGCATTATCACCCAGACAAGGGTACGCCTGACGCGCAGCATGAAATCAAACTCTCTTTCGTTGAAAGCTTTCGCTACATTTTAACGTCAAAATATGTGGGGTATATCGCCATTATTTCAATTGCCTATAATATTTCCATTAACTTTGTTGAAGTCACTTGGAAAAGTCAGATTGAAAAAATGTATCCAGATCCTTCCCAGATGGAATCATATTTTTCTTTGATCACCATTTATATCGGTATTTTGACCTGTGCCATTGGCTTTTTTGGGGCTGGATTTATTCGTCGATTTAGTTGGAAGACAAGCGCTTTGGTGACGCCTGTTGCTATGCTTGTGGCGGGCAGTTTGTTTTACTGGGTTACCTTAAAGGGTGAAAGTCTTTACTGGCTGACTCAGCTGATATGTATGTCTCCTGTGGCGTTTTCCGTATGGATTGGGCAGATTCATAACCTGACTAGCCGAAGCTGTAAGTATAGCTTTTTTGCGGCAACCCGAGAAATGGCTTTCATCCCCTTAGATGCGGAATTAAAGGTTAAAGGTAAAGCAGCGGTTGATGTGTTAAGTGGCCGTGTGGGTAAATTTGGGGCGTCCCTGATTCAATCTGTTCTACTTTCTTTGTCAGCCCTTAGCACTCAAACAACGATTGCCCCTTTTTTGATGGTAGCCTCCCTTTTGGTTATTGTGGTGTGGATGTGGTCTATTAATCGCCTGAACAAAGAATTCTTGAATGTGGCCTATGGCAGCACGACGGCAGAGCAATTAAAAAAATGA
- the rpiB gene encoding ribose 5-phosphate isomerase B has translation MIKKIVVGTDHAGFLLKQQLVQWLHQHDVEVIDVGTCSEDSVDYPEYTKKVVEAMRKGAVGTGLLICGSGIGMSIGANRFKGIRAALCWNKKSAYCARRHNDANILVLGARLLSFSKALTCLSTFITTSFQGEERHLRRIKELDNL, from the coding sequence ATGATAAAAAAAATAGTTGTAGGGACTGATCATGCAGGCTTTCTTCTAAAGCAGCAGCTTGTCCAATGGCTGCATCAGCATGACGTAGAAGTGATTGATGTGGGTACGTGTTCTGAAGATTCCGTTGATTATCCCGAGTATACCAAAAAAGTTGTGGAAGCTATGCGCAAAGGCGCTGTTGGTACGGGGCTTTTGATTTGTGGATCTGGTATTGGGATGAGTATTGGGGCCAATAGATTTAAAGGCATACGGGCAGCCCTATGTTGGAACAAAAAATCCGCCTATTGTGCGCGCCGCCATAATGATGCCAATATTCTTGTCTTGGGGGCACGCTTGCTAAGCTTTTCCAAGGCGTTGACTTGCTTAAGCACGTTCATCACGACCTCTTTTCAAGGTGAAGAGCGACATCTTCGCCGTATTAAGGAACTTGATAATCTATAA
- the glyA gene encoding serine hydroxymethyltransferase, translating to MKDFFCAGLEAQDQEIFKAIEAERHRQQVHVELIASENIVSKAVLEAQGSILTNKYAEGYPGRRYYGGCQFVDVAENLAIERAKKLFHCEFANVQPHSGAQANLAAFLALLTPGDTFLGMSLNAGGHLTHGSPVTISGKWFNPVSYGVTAEGWIDYDEVERVALEHKPKLILAGGSAYSRIIDFKKFREIADRVGAYLMVDMAHYSGLIAGGVYPSPLPHAHVVTSTTHKTLRGPRGGLILSNDLEVGKKVNSAVFPGSQGGPLMHVIAAKAVAFGEALRPEFKHYAHQVVKNTQVLAETLKNRGFGLVSGGTDCHLVLIDLRSKHITGFDAEATLDKAAITCNKNGIPFDPQSPKITSGIRVGAAAVTTRGFGEKDCEQVGHWIADVVESFVQTKGANEAMEKQVAEKVKNLCAKHPIY from the coding sequence ATGAAAGATTTTTTTTGTGCTGGCTTAGAAGCGCAGGACCAGGAAATTTTTAAAGCAATTGAAGCCGAGCGCCATCGCCAGCAGGTACATGTAGAGCTGATTGCATCAGAAAACATTGTGTCCAAAGCTGTGCTGGAAGCCCAAGGTTCAATTTTAACTAACAAGTATGCAGAAGGGTATCCGGGTCGGCGTTATTACGGAGGATGTCAGTTTGTGGATGTAGCAGAAAATCTGGCGATTGAGCGGGCTAAAAAGTTATTTCACTGTGAATTTGCTAATGTGCAGCCCCATTCAGGGGCCCAAGCGAATTTGGCGGCGTTTCTGGCCCTTCTAACACCAGGTGACACTTTTCTGGGGATGTCTTTGAATGCAGGGGGGCACTTGACTCATGGGTCGCCCGTCACTATTTCAGGAAAATGGTTTAATCCCGTTTCTTATGGAGTAACAGCTGAGGGGTGGATTGACTATGATGAGGTTGAGCGCGTTGCCCTTGAACATAAGCCAAAGCTTATTTTGGCGGGGGGGTCAGCTTACTCCCGTATTATAGATTTCAAGAAATTCAGAGAAATTGCCGATAGAGTCGGGGCCTATTTGATGGTTGACATGGCCCACTATTCAGGACTTATAGCAGGCGGCGTGTACCCAAGTCCTTTGCCGCACGCTCATGTGGTGACCAGCACAACCCATAAAACTCTTCGGGGGCCGCGGGGTGGATTGATTCTAAGCAATGATTTAGAGGTTGGAAAAAAAGTTAATTCGGCCGTATTTCCTGGTTCTCAAGGGGGGCCCTTAATGCATGTGATTGCGGCGAAGGCTGTAGCTTTTGGAGAAGCTTTGCGTCCTGAATTTAAACACTATGCTCACCAGGTTGTGAAGAACACACAAGTGTTGGCGGAAACCTTGAAAAACCGTGGATTTGGTTTGGTTTCTGGCGGAACGGACTGTCACCTTGTTTTGATTGATTTGCGGTCAAAACATATTACGGGTTTTGATGCTGAGGCAACCCTCGACAAGGCAGCGATTACTTGTAACAAAAACGGTATTCCTTTTGACCCACAATCGCCGAAAATTACATCGGGTATTCGGGTGGGGGCGGCAGCGGTCACAACTCGCGGTTTTGGGGAAAAGGATTGTGAACAGGTTGGCCACTGGATTGCTGATGTTGTGGAAAGCTTTGTGCAGACTAAGGGGGCCAATGAAGCCATGGAAAAACAGGTGGCTGAAAAGGTCAAAAACCTGTGCGCTAAACATCCTATTTATTAA
- the nrdR gene encoding transcriptional regulator NrdR → MKCPFCDCMETQVKDSRHSDDNLTIRRRRFCPECTSRFTTYERLQLSEIIVIKKKGTRMPFDRDKMARSIYTALRKRPFDAERIEKLINGIVRRLELLGESEVSSQVIGGMVIDSLKDLDTVAYVRFASVYKDFKDADDFKNFLSE, encoded by the coding sequence ATGAAGTGTCCTTTTTGCGATTGTATGGAAACTCAAGTCAAGGACTCCCGCCATTCGGATGATAATTTAACCATTCGCCGGCGGCGCTTTTGCCCCGAATGTACATCTCGCTTTACAACTTATGAACGATTACAATTGTCTGAAATTATCGTCATTAAGAAAAAAGGAACCCGCATGCCTTTTGACCGGGATAAAATGGCCCGGTCAATTTATACGGCCCTGCGCAAACGACCCTTTGATGCGGAACGGATTGAGAAATTAATCAATGGCATTGTTCGAAGGCTGGAATTATTGGGAGAATCGGAAGTATCTTCCCAAGTAATTGGTGGAATGGTTATTGACTCTTTGAAAGATTTAGATACGGTGGCCTATGTACGTTTTGCATCCGTCTATAAAGATTTTAAGGATGCAGACGATTTTAAAAACTTTTTGAGTGAATAG
- the nusB gene encoding transcription antitermination factor NusB: protein MDKKNISLGYRKKSAARLAAVQTLYDMEISKISAKEALQNCQYYKGKNLEDEAAVGSDTALLTKLVEGVTDNQEMIDTLISSCLTADWKIGRLDKVLLSILRAGIGELYLFPEVKQQIILSEYVEVSRAFYDEKEPGLVNAILQKAADQLRP, encoded by the coding sequence ATGGATAAAAAAAACATCTCGTTAGGGTATAGAAAAAAATCTGCTGCGCGGTTAGCTGCTGTACAGACTTTGTATGATATGGAAATTTCAAAGATTTCTGCCAAAGAAGCCTTACAAAACTGCCAATACTATAAGGGCAAAAATTTGGAAGACGAAGCAGCTGTTGGGTCTGACACTGCGCTGCTGACTAAGCTGGTTGAGGGAGTGACGGACAATCAAGAGATGATCGATACCCTGATTTCATCCTGTTTAACCGCTGACTGGAAAATTGGGCGTTTAGATAAAGTATTGTTAAGTATTTTGCGGGCAGGCATTGGGGAGCTTTATTTGTTTCCCGAAGTTAAACAACAAATTATTCTATCAGAGTATGTTGAGGTCAGCCGTGCTTTTTATGATGAAAAAGAACCGGGTTTGGTGAATGCCATTCTACAAAAGGCAGCGGATCAGCTGCGGCCTTAG